From Alienimonas californiensis, a single genomic window includes:
- a CDS encoding sigma-54-dependent transcriptional regulator: MPQTPDPTGAVLVVEDDAAVREGMAELLREHGHKADVAADLAAAKRRLKEAKFDAVVCDVCLPDGDGFGFLEYAREKYPDLAVLLLTGYGTIESAVEAIQEGAADYLTKPLIYEELLLSLRKALAARKVVTENKNLKAQLNERHGLGRIIGRDYRMQRMFELIESVADTRTTVLILGESGTGKTMTARALHAAGDRSGGPFVEVACGALPENLLESELFGHVKGAFTGATNDKEGKFLLAHGGTLFLDEIATASPRLQVKLLRALQDKEFEPVGGTKTQKVDVRLVLATNADLEKLVAAGEFREDLYYRINVITLTQPALRERIGDIPLLAEHYLKLFREQTGKNVTSIDPEAMRLMQRHAWPGNVRELVNVVERAVVLTRGDAITVADLPESLKRDDSAHRPHAAVAGGLKKAMAPAERDIILEALHAHGWNRQDTSATLGINRTTLYKKMKRYGISYEAEMARAMA; this comes from the coding sequence ATGCCTCAGACCCCCGATCCGACCGGCGCTGTGCTGGTCGTGGAAGACGACGCCGCCGTCCGCGAGGGCATGGCGGAACTGCTCCGCGAGCACGGCCATAAAGCCGACGTCGCCGCCGACCTCGCCGCCGCCAAACGGCGGCTGAAAGAGGCGAAGTTCGACGCCGTCGTCTGCGACGTCTGCCTGCCGGACGGCGACGGCTTCGGCTTTCTCGAATACGCCCGGGAAAAATACCCGGACCTCGCCGTCCTGCTGCTGACCGGCTACGGCACGATTGAAAGCGCCGTCGAAGCGATTCAGGAGGGCGCCGCGGACTACCTCACCAAACCTCTGATCTACGAGGAACTGCTGCTTTCCCTGCGGAAAGCCCTCGCCGCCCGCAAGGTGGTGACGGAGAACAAGAACCTCAAGGCGCAGCTCAACGAGCGGCACGGACTCGGCCGGATTATCGGGCGGGACTACCGCATGCAGCGGATGTTCGAATTGATCGAATCCGTCGCCGACACTCGCACCACCGTCTTAATCCTCGGCGAGAGCGGCACCGGCAAAACGATGACCGCCCGGGCTCTGCACGCCGCCGGCGACCGCAGCGGCGGGCCGTTCGTCGAGGTCGCCTGCGGGGCCCTGCCGGAGAACCTGCTGGAAAGCGAATTGTTCGGTCACGTCAAAGGCGCCTTCACCGGCGCCACCAACGATAAAGAGGGCAAGTTCCTGCTGGCGCACGGCGGCACGCTGTTCCTCGACGAAATCGCCACTGCCAGCCCCCGGTTGCAGGTCAAACTCCTGCGGGCCCTGCAGGATAAGGAGTTCGAACCGGTCGGCGGGACGAAGACGCAGAAGGTCGACGTGCGGTTGGTGCTCGCGACGAACGCCGACCTGGAAAAACTGGTCGCCGCCGGGGAGTTCCGCGAGGACCTTTACTACCGCATTAACGTCATCACCCTCACCCAGCCGGCGCTGCGGGAGCGGATCGGCGATATCCCCCTGCTGGCGGAGCACTATCTCAAGCTGTTCCGCGAGCAGACGGGCAAGAACGTGACCTCCATCGACCCGGAGGCGATGCGGCTCATGCAGCGGCACGCCTGGCCCGGCAACGTGCGCGAATTAGTGAACGTGGTAGAGCGGGCCGTGGTCCTCACCCGCGGCGACGCGATCACCGTCGCCGACCTGCCCGAAAGCCTCAAGCGGGATGATTCCGCCCATCGTCCGCACGCCGCGGTCGCGGGGGGGCTGAAGAAGGCGATGGCCCCGGCGGAACGGGACATCATTCTGGAAGCCCTGCACGCCCACGGCTGGAACCGCCAAGACACCAGCGCCACGCTCGGCATCAATCGCACGACGCTTTATAAAAAGATGAAGCGCTACGGCATCAGCTACGAGGCCGAAATGGCCCGGGCGATGGCCTGA
- a CDS encoding alpha/beta hydrolase, whose translation MTFRVALLLLTTATCLTALPAAPAQEALPADPYADAPEVAPPVYRVRYEASSEPGALRYPVRYAVWVPPGVERLRGVIVHQHGCGTGSCKSGLTGAFDLHWQALAAAHDCALLSPSYEQPEQDDCRAWCDPRNGSAEAFLTALRDLGEASGHPELAEVPWALWGHSGGGVWAGGMTLLYPDRVAATWLRSGVPLVEKDDARLELNPHTLPEAALGVPMVCNLGTQEGVTVTDGRFSGVWPKNQVFFDAVRGAGGLIAVAIDPKTSHECGNQRYLAIPWFDVCLSHRLPESAGEPLRPMPTGDAHLADLRGQTAVPAADYAGDAAAANWLPNAEIAARWEEYVTNADVADVTPPPAPTNVRIEDGTLRWDAAADLQSGVRQFVIERDGEPLAQVPEKPTNPHGRPLFQGLQYSDTPLQPLRRAEFELPADLPTGAALTVRAVNSVGLSSEPSAPGN comes from the coding sequence ATGACGTTCCGTGTCGCTTTGCTCCTTCTCACCACGGCGACCTGCCTGACCGCCCTGCCCGCGGCTCCGGCTCAGGAGGCGCTGCCGGCCGACCCGTATGCCGACGCCCCGGAGGTCGCCCCGCCGGTCTACCGGGTGCGGTACGAAGCCTCCTCGGAGCCGGGCGCGCTGCGGTATCCGGTGCGGTACGCCGTCTGGGTTCCGCCGGGCGTGGAGCGGTTGCGGGGGGTGATCGTCCACCAGCACGGCTGCGGAACGGGCTCCTGCAAATCGGGGCTGACGGGGGCGTTCGATCTGCACTGGCAGGCGTTGGCGGCGGCTCACGACTGCGCCCTGCTCTCCCCCTCCTACGAACAGCCGGAGCAGGACGACTGCCGCGCCTGGTGCGATCCGCGGAACGGCTCGGCGGAGGCCTTCTTGACGGCGCTGCGGGATCTGGGCGAGGCGTCCGGCCATCCGGAACTGGCGGAGGTCCCCTGGGCGCTGTGGGGGCACAGCGGCGGGGGCGTGTGGGCCGGCGGGATGACGCTGCTGTACCCGGACCGCGTCGCCGCGACGTGGCTCCGCTCCGGCGTGCCGCTCGTGGAGAAAGACGACGCCCGGTTGGAGTTGAACCCTCACACGCTGCCGGAGGCGGCGTTGGGCGTGCCGATGGTCTGCAACCTCGGCACGCAGGAGGGCGTGACCGTCACCGACGGCCGGTTCTCGGGCGTGTGGCCGAAGAATCAGGTCTTCTTCGACGCGGTCCGCGGGGCCGGCGGACTGATCGCGGTGGCGATCGATCCAAAGACCAGCCACGAGTGCGGCAATCAGCGGTACCTCGCGATCCCCTGGTTCGACGTCTGCCTGTCGCACCGCCTGCCGGAGAGCGCCGGCGAGCCACTCCGCCCGATGCCGACCGGGGACGCCCACCTCGCCGACCTGCGGGGCCAAACCGCCGTGCCCGCCGCCGACTACGCCGGCGACGCGGCCGCGGCGAACTGGCTGCCGAACGCGGAGATCGCCGCCCGGTGGGAGGAATACGTGACGAACGCCGACGTCGCCGACGTCACGCCCCCGCCGGCCCCGACGAACGTGCGGATCGAAGACGGCACGCTCCGCTGGGACGCCGCGGCGGACCTGCAAAGCGGCGTGCGGCAGTTCGTCATCGAGCGGGACGGCGAACCGCTCGCGCAGGTCCCCGAGAAACCGACGAACCCCCACGGCCGGCCCCTGTTCCAAGGGCTCCAGTACAGCGACACGCCCCTCCAACCGCTGCGGCGGGCGGAGTTCGAACTGCCCGCCGACCTGCCGACGGGCGCCGCCCTCACCGTGCGGGCGGTCAACTCCGTGGGACTCTCCTCTGAACCCTCCGCCCCGGGGAATTGA
- a CDS encoding DUF1501 domain-containing protein encodes MDLLAARTRRHFFRDCGVGLAPIAAGLLAGADRPAAAAPLVPPRPATAKRVIYLFQAGAPSQLELFDFKPELAKRAGSPMPKSVTDGLRLAFIQPDAAVLGPQFTFARHGQSGIELSSALPHLAKVADDIAVVKTVHTDQFNHAPAQLVMNTGHNLPGRPSMGSWLSYGLGSETDDLPAFVALSSGGNLSGGAAMWGSGVLPGSHQGVPFRSSGDPILHVARPPGVDRRAQRESLDLIRDLNARHKAEVGDPEIDVRIDAYEMAFRMQSAAPELTDLSGETQETLDLYGADPGDGGKQFANNCLLARRLAERGVRCIQVYHEGWDHHSDVKGGVETQAKKTDQASAALVADLKRRGLLEDTLVIWGGEFGRTPMVETSAALGRVAGRDHHPGCSSIWLAGGGIKPGLTYGETDELGFSIVQNPVGVHDLHATLLHCLGLDHERLAVNAGGLNVRLTGVEPAHVVHGLLA; translated from the coding sequence ATGGACCTGCTCGCCGCCCGGACTCGCCGTCACTTTTTCCGGGACTGCGGCGTCGGCCTCGCCCCGATCGCCGCCGGCCTACTCGCCGGGGCGGACCGCCCGGCCGCCGCGGCGCCACTCGTGCCGCCGCGGCCGGCGACGGCCAAACGGGTGATCTATCTGTTCCAGGCGGGGGCGCCGAGCCAGTTGGAACTGTTCGACTTCAAGCCGGAACTGGCGAAGCGGGCCGGCTCGCCGATGCCCAAGTCCGTCACCGACGGCCTGCGACTGGCCTTCATCCAGCCGGACGCCGCGGTCCTCGGACCGCAGTTCACCTTCGCCAGGCACGGCCAGAGCGGGATTGAACTCTCCAGCGCCCTGCCGCACCTGGCGAAGGTGGCGGACGACATTGCCGTCGTGAAGACGGTACACACGGATCAGTTCAATCACGCCCCGGCCCAGTTGGTGATGAACACCGGGCACAACCTGCCCGGCCGGCCGAGCATGGGCTCGTGGCTCAGCTACGGCCTGGGCAGCGAGACGGACGACCTGCCGGCGTTCGTGGCGCTCTCCAGCGGCGGGAACCTCTCCGGCGGAGCGGCGATGTGGGGCAGCGGCGTGCTGCCCGGCTCGCACCAGGGGGTGCCGTTTCGCAGTTCCGGCGACCCGATCCTGCACGTCGCCCGCCCGCCGGGGGTGGACCGGCGGGCCCAGCGGGAGAGCCTCGATCTGATCCGCGACCTTAACGCCCGCCATAAGGCCGAGGTGGGCGACCCCGAGATCGACGTCCGCATCGACGCCTACGAGATGGCGTTCCGCATGCAGTCCGCCGCCCCGGAGCTCACGGACCTCTCCGGCGAGACGCAGGAGACGCTGGACCTCTACGGCGCCGACCCCGGCGACGGCGGCAAGCAGTTCGCCAACAACTGCTTGCTGGCCCGCCGGCTGGCGGAGCGGGGCGTGCGGTGCATTCAGGTCTACCACGAAGGCTGGGACCACCACTCCGACGTGAAGGGCGGGGTGGAGACCCAGGCGAAGAAGACCGATCAGGCCAGCGCCGCCCTGGTCGCGGACCTGAAACGCCGCGGCCTGCTGGAGGACACGCTGGTGATTTGGGGCGGCGAGTTCGGCCGCACGCCGATGGTGGAGACCAGCGCCGCCCTCGGCCGCGTCGCCGGCCGCGACCATCACCCGGGGTGCTCGTCGATCTGGCTGGCCGGCGGCGGGATCAAGCCGGGCCTGACCTACGGGGAAACGGACGAACTCGGCTTCTCGATCGTGCAGAACCCGGTCGGGGTGCACGACCTCCACGCGACCCTGCTGCACTGCCTGGGCCTGGACCACGAACGCCTCGCGGTCAACGCTGGCGGCCTGAACGTACGACTGACCGGCGTCGAACCGGCCCACGTCGTCCACGGCCTGCTGGCCTGA